A genomic segment from Arcobacter acticola encodes:
- a CDS encoding ABC-F family ATP-binding cassette domain-containing protein, producing the protein MIELSNVSKSYGPNELFSELNLRLNSGNKIGLVGRNGSGKSTLFKLILNEEQADGGDVMIPKNYKIGALKQYFDFTEKTLVDETALALAEDDKFSIYKVEKILFGLGFSQEDLEKAPKSFSGGYQIRINLAKLLLTEPNMLLLDEPTNYLDILSIRWLKAFLKTFEGEVILITHDREFMDSVCTHTMGIIRRNAYMIAGGTEKFYEQLASNEEHHEKQKIAQDKKIKELEDFIAKNKARASTAALAQSKVKILEKMDVLEDIGYDSTLKFDFNYKDTPAKFLVEVKDVSFGYSKDNILFKNISFALQKGETLGIIGKNGKGKSTLLNVIANELKALSGTIDYHGSTVFGHFGQTNISHLNLNSTIMDEIHSTNTKLPEAVIRSICGLMMFSGDNAKKKISLLSGGEKSRVMLGKIIAKDVNLLFLDEPTNHLDMDSIAALTKAIKAFEGSSIIVTHSEELLREVCDRLIIFANDEAIYFDGTYDEFLEKIGWDDDVVEVKKVKNVKVNKKESKKLRAAIVAEKSKATGPLKKEVEKLEKEIEKLEELLDHDQNELTKATNKGDNNSSIELLKNINKYEKDIETKFSALEVSQTKLDEMNAEFEKRMNEV; encoded by the coding sequence ATGATAGAACTTTCAAATGTATCAAAAAGCTATGGGCCAAATGAGCTTTTTAGTGAACTAAATTTAAGACTAAATTCTGGTAATAAAATAGGTTTAGTAGGGCGAAATGGTAGTGGTAAATCAACACTTTTCAAGTTAATTCTTAATGAAGAACAAGCCGATGGTGGTGATGTAATGATTCCAAAGAATTATAAAATTGGAGCATTAAAACAATATTTTGATTTTACAGAAAAAACATTGGTAGATGAAACTGCACTTGCACTTGCTGAAGATGATAAATTTAGTATTTACAAGGTTGAAAAAATATTATTTGGTCTTGGATTTTCACAAGAAGATTTAGAAAAAGCACCAAAATCTTTTTCAGGTGGTTACCAAATTAGAATTAACCTTGCAAAACTTCTATTAACAGAACCAAATATGCTACTTTTAGATGAGCCTACAAACTATTTGGATATTTTATCTATTAGATGGTTAAAAGCTTTCTTAAAAACTTTTGAAGGTGAAGTAATTTTAATTACCCACGATAGAGAGTTTATGGATAGTGTTTGTACACATACTATGGGAATTATTAGAAGAAATGCATATATGATTGCAGGTGGAACTGAGAAGTTTTATGAGCAATTAGCAAGTAATGAAGAGCACCATGAAAAACAAAAAATAGCTCAAGATAAGAAAATAAAAGAACTTGAAGATTTTATTGCAAAAAATAAAGCTAGAGCATCAACAGCAGCTTTAGCACAATCTAAAGTAAAAATTTTAGAAAAAATGGATGTTTTAGAAGATATTGGTTATGACTCGACTTTAAAATTTGACTTTAATTATAAAGATACACCTGCAAAATTTTTAGTTGAAGTAAAAGATGTAAGCTTTGGATACTCAAAAGATAATATTTTATTTAAAAATATTTCATTTGCTCTTCAAAAAGGTGAAACTCTTGGAATCATAGGAAAAAATGGTAAAGGAAAATCAACTTTACTAAATGTAATTGCAAACGAATTAAAAGCCTTAAGTGGAACTATTGACTATCATGGAAGTACAGTTTTTGGACACTTTGGACAAACAAATATTTCTCACTTAAATCTAAACAGTACAATTATGGATGAAATACATTCAACAAATACAAAATTACCAGAAGCTGTAATTAGAAGTATTTGTGGTTTAATGATGTTTAGTGGAGATAATGCTAAGAAGAAAATTTCTTTATTATCAGGGGGAGAAAAATCTAGGGTAATGCTTGGTAAAATAATTGCAAAAGATGTAAACTTATTATTCCTAGATGAGCCTACAAATCACCTTGATATGGATTCAATTGCAGCTTTAACAAAAGCTATTAAAGCATTTGAGGGTTCAAGTATCATCGTAACACATAGTGAAGAGTTATTAAGAGAAGTTTGTGATAGATTGATTATATTCGCAAATGATGAAGCAATCTATTTTGATGGAACTTATGATGAGTTTTTAGAAAAAATTGGTTGGGATGATGATGTTGTTGAAGTGAAAAAAGTAAAAAATGTAAAAGTAAATAAAAAAGAGAGTAAAAAATTAAGAGCTGCTATTGTTGCTGAGAAAAGTAAAGCAACAGGACCTCTTAAAAAAGAGGTTGAGAAGTTAGAAAAAGAGATTGAAAAATTAGAAGAACTTTTAGATCATGACCAAAATGAATTAACAAAAGCTACAAATAAAGGTGATAATAATTCATCTATTGAACTTTTAAAGAATATTAATAAATATGAAAAAGATATTGAAACTAAATTTTCAGCACTTGAAGTGTCTCAAACAAAACTTGATGAGATGAACGCTGAATTTGAAAAAAGAATGAATGAGGTTTAA
- a CDS encoding STAS/SEC14 domain-containing protein: protein MMQVHLNEKEYIAILKPNGRLSESDFNSARDIIDPFIENHEKLNGIIIYVETFPGWDSFGALISHLKFINAHHKKVSKVAIVTNSIIGEFAQDLGKHFIAAEIKHFEFTDLEKAKKWITSSKK from the coding sequence ATGATGCAAGTACATTTAAATGAAAAAGAATATATAGCAATATTAAAACCAAACGGTAGATTAAGTGAGAGTGATTTTAATTCTGCAAGGGATATTATAGATCCTTTTATTGAAAATCATGAAAAATTGAATGGTATAATAATTTATGTTGAAACATTCCCCGGATGGGATTCTTTTGGTGCATTAATTAGTCATTTAAAATTTATAAATGCTCACCATAAAAAAGTATCTAAAGTAGCTATAGTTACAAATAGTATAATAGGTGAATTTGCTCAAGATTTAGGAAAACATTTTATTGCAGCTGAAATTAAACATTTTGAATTTACTGATTTAGAAAAAGCTAAAAAATGGATAACAAGTTCTAAAAAATAA